In one Buteo buteo chromosome 10, bButBut1.hap1.1, whole genome shotgun sequence genomic region, the following are encoded:
- the PRKAA2 gene encoding 5'-AMP-activated protein kinase catalytic subunit alpha-2 isoform X3 has protein sequence MVMEYVSGGELFDYICKHGRVEEAEARRLFQQILSAVDYCHRHMVVHRDLKPENVLLDAHMNAKIADFGLSNMMSDGEFLRTSCGSPNYAAPEVISGRLYAGPEVDIWSCGVILYALLCGTLPFDDEHVPTLFKKIRGGVFYIPEYLNRSVATLLMHMLQVDPLKRATIKDIREHEWFKEELPSYLFPEDPSYDATVIDDDAVREVCEKFECTESEVMNSLYSGDPQDQLAVAYHLVIDNRRIMNQASEFYLASSPPTGSFMDDSAMHIPPGVKPHPERMPPLIADSPKARCPLDALNTTKPKPLTVKKAKWHLGIRSQSKPYDIMAEVYRAMKQLDFEWKVVNSYHLRVRRKNPVTGNYVKMSLQLYQVDNRSYLLDFKSIDDDVMEQRSGSSTPQRSCSAAGLHRPRLSIDAAAATECQSLMGSLSGSFVGSIPSVAPRLGSHTMDFFEMCASLIMALAR, from the exons ATGGTCATGGAATACGTATCTGGCGGTGAATTATTTGATTACATCTGCAAGCACGGACGT GTTGAAGAGGCAGAAGCTCGACGCCTTTTCCAGCAGATTCTCTCCGCGGTGGATTACTGCCACAGACACATGGTTGTCCACCGAGACCTGAAACCAGAGAACGTGCTGCTGGACGCACACATGAATGCAAAGATAGCCGATTTTG GATTGTCCAACATGATGTCAGATGGCGAATTTCTACGCACCAGCTGTGGTTCCCCAAATTATGCAGCCCCTGAAGTCATCTCAGGAAG GCTGTACGCTGGCCCGGAGGTGGACATCTGGAGCTGCGGCGTTATCCTTTACGCCCTTCTCTGCGGCACTCTGCCTTTCGACGACGAGCATGTCCCCACCCTCTTCAAGAAGATCCGTGGAGGTGTGTTTTACATCCCCGAATACCTCAACCGCTCTGTTGCCACTCTCCTTATGCACATGCTGCAGGTTGACCCCCTCAAGCGAGCAACCATCAAGGACATCAG GGAACACGAGTGGTTTAAGGAGGAGCTGCCCAGTTACCTGTTTCCAGAGGACCCTTCATACGATGCCACCGTCATCGATGACGACGCGGTTCGGGAAGTTTGTGAAAAGTTTGAATGCACGGAGTCGGAGGTGATGAACAGCCTGTACAGTGGTGACCCTCAGGACCAGCTGGCAGTGGCTTACCACCTCGTCATCGACAACCGGAGGATCATGAACCAAGCCAGCGAGTTCTACCTCGCCTCCAGCCCCCCCACCGGCTCCTTCATGGACGACAGCGCCATGCACATCCCTCCCGGGGTGAAGCCGCACCCCGAGCGGATGCCACCACTGATAGCGGACAGTCCCAAAGCGCGATGTCCTTTGGATGCCCTCAACACCACGAAGCCAAAACCCCTGACTGTCAAAAAGGCCAAGTGGCACCTGGGAATCCGCAGCCAGAGCAAACCCTATGACATTATGGCCGAGGTGTACCGTGCTATGAAGCAGCTGGACTTCGAGTGGAAG GTAGTGAACTCCTACCATCTCAGAGTGCGCCGTAAGAACCCAGTGACGGGCAATTACGTGAAGATGAGCCTGCAGCTCTACCAGGTTGACAACCGCAGCTATCTCTTGGACTTCAAAAGCATCGATG aCGACGTGATGGAGCAGAGGTCTGGCTCGTCCACACCGCAGcgctcctgctctgctgccgGCTTGcaccggccaaggctgagcatCGATGCCGCCGCGGCCACCGAGTGCCAGTCGCTGATGGGCTCTCTCAGCGGCTCCTTCGTCGGCAGCATCCCCTCGGTGGCACCGCGCCTGGGGAGCCACACCATGGACTTCTTCGAGATGTGCGCCAGCCTGATCATGGCCCTGGCTCGCTGA